The proteins below come from a single Leopardus geoffroyi isolate Oge1 chromosome D3, O.geoffroyi_Oge1_pat1.0, whole genome shotgun sequence genomic window:
- the TSHZ1 gene encoding teashirt homolog 1 isoform X1, with translation MFRRHAHLTTRAHFAQQEANVVNTAYVPEEELKAAEIDEEAVEEDGLSLDVQDGEYVCNEEAEIKEAQSYQNSPVSTATNQDAGYGSPFSENSDQLVHFKSSSSREGKEDPQGPDGVSYPQDSLAQIKAVYANLFSESCWSSLALDLKKSGSTTSSNDVGPKESSTPAPTPPTSTAGPTGTTASTPSSGSGSGSGTGGSGGSGYDWHQAALAKTLQQTSSYGLLPEPSLFSTVQLYRQNNKLYGSVFTGASKFRCRDCSAAYDTLVELTVHMNETGHYRDDNRDKDSEKTKRWSKPRKRSLMEMEGKEDAQKVLKCMYCGHSFESLQDLSVHMIKTKHYQKVPLKEPVPAIAKLVPSTKKRALQDLASPCSPEPAGLAADAALGESAKDQKAANPYVTPNNRYGYQNGASYTWQFEARKAQILKCMECGSSHDTLQQLTAHMMVTGHFLKVTTSASKKGKQLALDPVVEEKIQSIPLPPTTHTRLPASHVKKQPDSPAASSPAEEKKEPEREKAPAAGEAEKKVKEESQDAAEKFEPTALYRYLREEDLDDSPKGGVDILKSLENTVSTAISKAQNGAPSWGGYPSIHAAYQLPGTVKPLPAVQSVQMQPSYAGGVKSLSSEHSALLHSPGSLTPPPHKSNVSAMEELVEKVTGKVSVKKEERPADREKGSPAKAVSPVAKENKDFPRAEESGGKVQQKKGPEAEAGKAKKEGVLDAHTPNGTEPLRAKVTNGCNNLGIITDHSPEPSFINPLSALQSIMNTHLGKVSKPASPSLDPLAMLYKISNSMLDKPVYPATPAKQADAIDRYYYENSDQPIDLTKSKSKPLVSGAADPVASPLRESALMDISDMVKNLTGRLTPKSSTPSTVSEKSDADGSSFEEALDELSPVHKRKGRQSNWNPQHLLILQAQFASSLRETPEGKYIMADLGPQERVHISKFTGLSMTTISHWLANVKYQLRRTGGTKFLKNLDTGHPVFFCNDCASQFRTASTYINHLETHLGFSLKDLSKLPLNQIQEQQNVSKVLANKALGPVGAAEDDLGSTFQCKLCNRTFASKHAVKLHLSKTHGKSPEDHLIYVTELEKQ, from the coding sequence CTTATGTTCCCGAGGAAGAACTAAAGGCAGCAGAGATAGATGAAGAAGCCGTGGAGGAGGATGGGCTGTCCCTGGACGTCCAGGACGGCGAGTACGTGTGCAACGAGGAAGCGGAGATCAAAGAAGCCCAGAGCTACCAGAACTCCCCGGTCAGCACCGCGACGAATCAGGACGCGGGCTACGGGTCCCCTTTCAGTGAGAACAGCGACCAGCTGGTCCATTTCAAGAGCTCTTCCTCCAGAGAGGGCAAAGAGGATCCGCAGGGACCGGACGGCGTCTCCTACCCCCAGGACAGCTTGGCACAGATCAAGGCTGTGTATGCCAACCTGTTCTCCGAGTCCTGCTGGTCTAGCCTCGCCTTGGACTTGAAGAAGTCCGGTTCGACCACCAGCAGCAACGATGTGGGCCCGAAGGAGAGCTCCACCCCCGCGCCCACGCCCCCCACCAGCACGGCGGGGCCCACGGGCACCACCGCGAGCACCCCCagctcgggctcgggctcgggctcgggcACCGGAGGCAGCGGCGGCTCGGGCTACGACTGGCACCAGGCCGCGCTGGCCAAGACGCTGCAGCAGACGTCCTCCTACGGGCTGCTCCCCGAGCCCAGCCTCTTCAGCACCGTGCAGCTCTACAGGCAGAACAACAAGCTCTACGGGTCCGTGTTCACGGGCGCCAGCAAGTTCCGCTGCCGGGACTGCAGCGCCGCCTACGACACGCTGGTGGAGCTGACGGTGCACATGAACGAGACGGGGCACTACCGCGACGACAACCGGGACAAGGACTCCGAGAAGACCAAGCGGTGGTCCAAGCCCAGGAAGCGCTCGCTGATGGAGATGGAAGGCAAGGAGGACGCGCAGAAGGTGCTCAAGTGCATGTACTGCGGCCACTCCTTCGAGTCGCTGCAGGACCTGAGCGTCCACATGATCAAGACCAAGCATTACCAGAAAGTGCCTCTGAAGGAGCCAGTACCAGCCATCGCCAAACTGGTCCCTTCCACCAAGAAGCGCGCTCTGCAGGACCTGGCGTCGCCGTGCTCTCCCGAGCCGGCGGGGCTGGCCGCCGACGCGGCGCTGGGCGAGTCGGCCAAGGACCAGAAGGCCGCCAACCCCTACGTGACGCCCAACAACCGCTACGGCTACCAGAACGGCGCCAGCTACACCTGGCAGTTCGAGGCCCGCAAGGCGCAGATCCTCAAGTGCATGGAGTGCGGCAGCTCCCACGACACCCTGCAGCAGCTCACTGCCCACATGATGGTCACCGGCCACTTCCTCAAGGTGACCACCTCGGCCTCCAAGAAGGGGAAGCAGCTGGCGCTGGACCCCGTGGTGGAAGAGAAGATCCAGTCCATCCCTTTGCCGCCCACCACGCACACCCGGCTGCCCGCCTCCCACGTCAAGAAGCAGCCCGACTCTCCCGCGGCGTCCTCGCCCGCCGAGGAGAAGAAGGAGCCCGAGCGGGAGAAGGCGCCGGCGGCCGGCGAGGCGGAGAAGAAGGTCAAGGAGGAGAGCCAGGACGCGGCCGAGAAGTTCGAGCCCACCGCCCTGTATCGGTACCTGCGCGAGGAGGACCTGGACGACAGCCCCAAGGGCGGGGTGGACATCCTCAAGTCCCTGGAGAACACGGTGTCCACGGCCATCAGCAAAGCCCAGAACGGCGCACCCTCGTGGGGCGGCTACCCCAGCATCCACGCGGCCTACCAGCTGCCCGGCACCGTGAAGCCGCTGCCGGCCGTGCAGAGCGTGCAGATGCAGCCGTCCTACGCGGGGGGCGTGAAGTCGCTGTCGTCGGAGCACAGCGCGCTCCTGCACTCCCCGGGGAGCCTCACGCCCCCGCCGCACAAGAGCAACGTGTCGGCCATGGAGGAGCTGGTGGAGAAGGTCACCGGCAAGGTCAGCgtgaagaaggaggagaggccCGCCGACCGGGAGAAGGGCTCCCCGGCCAAGGCCGTGTCCCCCGTGGCCAAAGAGAACAAGGACTTCCCTCGAGCGGAGGAGAGCGGCGGCAAAGTCCAGCAGAAGAAGGGCCCCGAGGCGGAGGCGGGGAAGGCCAAAAAGGAGGGCGTGCTGGACGCGCACACCCCAAACGGCACCGAGCCGCTCAGGGCCAAAGTCACCAACGGCTGTAATAACCTGGGGATCATCACGGACCACTCGCCCGAGCCCTCCTTCATCAACCCGCTGAGCGCGCTGCAGTCCATCATGAACACGCACCTGGGCAAGGTGTCCAAGCCCGCGAGCCCCTCGCTGGACCCGCTGGCCATGCTGTACAAGATCAGCAACAGCATGCTGGACAAGCCGGTCTACCCCGCCACCCCCGCCAAGCAGGCCGACGCCATCGACCGCTACTACTACGAGAACAGCGACCAGCCCATCGACCTGACCAAGTCCAAGAGCAAGCCCCTGGTCTCCGGCGCGGCCGACCCCGTGGCGTCGCCTCTCCGGGAGAGCGCCCTCATGGACATCTCGGACATGGTGAAAAACCTCACGGGCCGGCTCACCCCCAAgtcctccaccccctccaccgTGTCGGAGAAGTCGGACGCCGACGGCAGCAGCTTCGAGGAAGCGCTGGACGAGCTGTCGCCCGTGCACAAGAGGAAGGGGCGGCAGTCCAACTGGAACCCCCAGCACCTGCTCATCCTGCAGGCTCAGTTTGCCTCGAGCCTGCGGGAGACGCCGGAAGGGAAGTACATCATGGCGGACCTGGGCCCCCAGGAGCGGGTGCACATCTCCAAGTTCACCGGGCTGTCCATGACCACCATCAGCCACTGGCTGGCCAACGTGAAGTACCAGCTGAGGAGGACAGGGGGTACCAAGTTCCTGAAGAACCTGGACACAGGacatcctgttttcttttgcaaCGATTGTGCCTCTCAGTTCAGAACTGCTTCTACGTACATAAATCACCTAGAAACACACTTAGGCTTCAGCTTGAAGGATCTCTCCAAGCTGCCACTAAATCAGATTCAAGAACAGCAGAACGTTTCAAAAGTCCTGGCCAACAAGGCTTTGGGCCCGGTAGGGGCCGCCGAGGACGATCTGGGCTCCACATTCCAATGCAAGCTTTGCAACCGGACTTTTGCGAGCAAGCACGCAGTCAAACTGCACCTTAGTAAGACCCACGGCAAGTCCCCGGAGGACCACCTGATCTATGTGACAGAGTTGGAAAAACAGTAG
- the TSHZ1 gene encoding teashirt homolog 1 isoform X2: MPRRKQQAPRRSAAYVPEEELKAAEIDEEAVEEDGLSLDVQDGEYVCNEEAEIKEAQSYQNSPVSTATNQDAGYGSPFSENSDQLVHFKSSSSREGKEDPQGPDGVSYPQDSLAQIKAVYANLFSESCWSSLALDLKKSGSTTSSNDVGPKESSTPAPTPPTSTAGPTGTTASTPSSGSGSGSGTGGSGGSGYDWHQAALAKTLQQTSSYGLLPEPSLFSTVQLYRQNNKLYGSVFTGASKFRCRDCSAAYDTLVELTVHMNETGHYRDDNRDKDSEKTKRWSKPRKRSLMEMEGKEDAQKVLKCMYCGHSFESLQDLSVHMIKTKHYQKVPLKEPVPAIAKLVPSTKKRALQDLASPCSPEPAGLAADAALGESAKDQKAANPYVTPNNRYGYQNGASYTWQFEARKAQILKCMECGSSHDTLQQLTAHMMVTGHFLKVTTSASKKGKQLALDPVVEEKIQSIPLPPTTHTRLPASHVKKQPDSPAASSPAEEKKEPEREKAPAAGEAEKKVKEESQDAAEKFEPTALYRYLREEDLDDSPKGGVDILKSLENTVSTAISKAQNGAPSWGGYPSIHAAYQLPGTVKPLPAVQSVQMQPSYAGGVKSLSSEHSALLHSPGSLTPPPHKSNVSAMEELVEKVTGKVSVKKEERPADREKGSPAKAVSPVAKENKDFPRAEESGGKVQQKKGPEAEAGKAKKEGVLDAHTPNGTEPLRAKVTNGCNNLGIITDHSPEPSFINPLSALQSIMNTHLGKVSKPASPSLDPLAMLYKISNSMLDKPVYPATPAKQADAIDRYYYENSDQPIDLTKSKSKPLVSGAADPVASPLRESALMDISDMVKNLTGRLTPKSSTPSTVSEKSDADGSSFEEALDELSPVHKRKGRQSNWNPQHLLILQAQFASSLRETPEGKYIMADLGPQERVHISKFTGLSMTTISHWLANVKYQLRRTGGTKFLKNLDTGHPVFFCNDCASQFRTASTYINHLETHLGFSLKDLSKLPLNQIQEQQNVSKVLANKALGPVGAAEDDLGSTFQCKLCNRTFASKHAVKLHLSKTHGKSPEDHLIYVTELEKQ; this comes from the coding sequence CTTATGTTCCCGAGGAAGAACTAAAGGCAGCAGAGATAGATGAAGAAGCCGTGGAGGAGGATGGGCTGTCCCTGGACGTCCAGGACGGCGAGTACGTGTGCAACGAGGAAGCGGAGATCAAAGAAGCCCAGAGCTACCAGAACTCCCCGGTCAGCACCGCGACGAATCAGGACGCGGGCTACGGGTCCCCTTTCAGTGAGAACAGCGACCAGCTGGTCCATTTCAAGAGCTCTTCCTCCAGAGAGGGCAAAGAGGATCCGCAGGGACCGGACGGCGTCTCCTACCCCCAGGACAGCTTGGCACAGATCAAGGCTGTGTATGCCAACCTGTTCTCCGAGTCCTGCTGGTCTAGCCTCGCCTTGGACTTGAAGAAGTCCGGTTCGACCACCAGCAGCAACGATGTGGGCCCGAAGGAGAGCTCCACCCCCGCGCCCACGCCCCCCACCAGCACGGCGGGGCCCACGGGCACCACCGCGAGCACCCCCagctcgggctcgggctcgggctcgggcACCGGAGGCAGCGGCGGCTCGGGCTACGACTGGCACCAGGCCGCGCTGGCCAAGACGCTGCAGCAGACGTCCTCCTACGGGCTGCTCCCCGAGCCCAGCCTCTTCAGCACCGTGCAGCTCTACAGGCAGAACAACAAGCTCTACGGGTCCGTGTTCACGGGCGCCAGCAAGTTCCGCTGCCGGGACTGCAGCGCCGCCTACGACACGCTGGTGGAGCTGACGGTGCACATGAACGAGACGGGGCACTACCGCGACGACAACCGGGACAAGGACTCCGAGAAGACCAAGCGGTGGTCCAAGCCCAGGAAGCGCTCGCTGATGGAGATGGAAGGCAAGGAGGACGCGCAGAAGGTGCTCAAGTGCATGTACTGCGGCCACTCCTTCGAGTCGCTGCAGGACCTGAGCGTCCACATGATCAAGACCAAGCATTACCAGAAAGTGCCTCTGAAGGAGCCAGTACCAGCCATCGCCAAACTGGTCCCTTCCACCAAGAAGCGCGCTCTGCAGGACCTGGCGTCGCCGTGCTCTCCCGAGCCGGCGGGGCTGGCCGCCGACGCGGCGCTGGGCGAGTCGGCCAAGGACCAGAAGGCCGCCAACCCCTACGTGACGCCCAACAACCGCTACGGCTACCAGAACGGCGCCAGCTACACCTGGCAGTTCGAGGCCCGCAAGGCGCAGATCCTCAAGTGCATGGAGTGCGGCAGCTCCCACGACACCCTGCAGCAGCTCACTGCCCACATGATGGTCACCGGCCACTTCCTCAAGGTGACCACCTCGGCCTCCAAGAAGGGGAAGCAGCTGGCGCTGGACCCCGTGGTGGAAGAGAAGATCCAGTCCATCCCTTTGCCGCCCACCACGCACACCCGGCTGCCCGCCTCCCACGTCAAGAAGCAGCCCGACTCTCCCGCGGCGTCCTCGCCCGCCGAGGAGAAGAAGGAGCCCGAGCGGGAGAAGGCGCCGGCGGCCGGCGAGGCGGAGAAGAAGGTCAAGGAGGAGAGCCAGGACGCGGCCGAGAAGTTCGAGCCCACCGCCCTGTATCGGTACCTGCGCGAGGAGGACCTGGACGACAGCCCCAAGGGCGGGGTGGACATCCTCAAGTCCCTGGAGAACACGGTGTCCACGGCCATCAGCAAAGCCCAGAACGGCGCACCCTCGTGGGGCGGCTACCCCAGCATCCACGCGGCCTACCAGCTGCCCGGCACCGTGAAGCCGCTGCCGGCCGTGCAGAGCGTGCAGATGCAGCCGTCCTACGCGGGGGGCGTGAAGTCGCTGTCGTCGGAGCACAGCGCGCTCCTGCACTCCCCGGGGAGCCTCACGCCCCCGCCGCACAAGAGCAACGTGTCGGCCATGGAGGAGCTGGTGGAGAAGGTCACCGGCAAGGTCAGCgtgaagaaggaggagaggccCGCCGACCGGGAGAAGGGCTCCCCGGCCAAGGCCGTGTCCCCCGTGGCCAAAGAGAACAAGGACTTCCCTCGAGCGGAGGAGAGCGGCGGCAAAGTCCAGCAGAAGAAGGGCCCCGAGGCGGAGGCGGGGAAGGCCAAAAAGGAGGGCGTGCTGGACGCGCACACCCCAAACGGCACCGAGCCGCTCAGGGCCAAAGTCACCAACGGCTGTAATAACCTGGGGATCATCACGGACCACTCGCCCGAGCCCTCCTTCATCAACCCGCTGAGCGCGCTGCAGTCCATCATGAACACGCACCTGGGCAAGGTGTCCAAGCCCGCGAGCCCCTCGCTGGACCCGCTGGCCATGCTGTACAAGATCAGCAACAGCATGCTGGACAAGCCGGTCTACCCCGCCACCCCCGCCAAGCAGGCCGACGCCATCGACCGCTACTACTACGAGAACAGCGACCAGCCCATCGACCTGACCAAGTCCAAGAGCAAGCCCCTGGTCTCCGGCGCGGCCGACCCCGTGGCGTCGCCTCTCCGGGAGAGCGCCCTCATGGACATCTCGGACATGGTGAAAAACCTCACGGGCCGGCTCACCCCCAAgtcctccaccccctccaccgTGTCGGAGAAGTCGGACGCCGACGGCAGCAGCTTCGAGGAAGCGCTGGACGAGCTGTCGCCCGTGCACAAGAGGAAGGGGCGGCAGTCCAACTGGAACCCCCAGCACCTGCTCATCCTGCAGGCTCAGTTTGCCTCGAGCCTGCGGGAGACGCCGGAAGGGAAGTACATCATGGCGGACCTGGGCCCCCAGGAGCGGGTGCACATCTCCAAGTTCACCGGGCTGTCCATGACCACCATCAGCCACTGGCTGGCCAACGTGAAGTACCAGCTGAGGAGGACAGGGGGTACCAAGTTCCTGAAGAACCTGGACACAGGacatcctgttttcttttgcaaCGATTGTGCCTCTCAGTTCAGAACTGCTTCTACGTACATAAATCACCTAGAAACACACTTAGGCTTCAGCTTGAAGGATCTCTCCAAGCTGCCACTAAATCAGATTCAAGAACAGCAGAACGTTTCAAAAGTCCTGGCCAACAAGGCTTTGGGCCCGGTAGGGGCCGCCGAGGACGATCTGGGCTCCACATTCCAATGCAAGCTTTGCAACCGGACTTTTGCGAGCAAGCACGCAGTCAAACTGCACCTTAGTAAGACCCACGGCAAGTCCCCGGAGGACCACCTGATCTATGTGACAGAGTTGGAAAAACAGTAG